A region of the Candidatus Methylarchaceae archaeon HK02M2 genome:
CTTATCGATCTAAATAAGAATTAACTTTGAAATTGGTCAAGGATTTAATGAATGTCAATGTAATAAGTTTTAGGCAGAGTGAGAAGATCTCAAAGGTTGCCGAAACTTTTGTTAAACTAGGTATTAGTGGTGCACCTGTGATTGATGATTACAATAATGTAGTAGGCATAATCTCTGAGAGGGATATAATCGAGCTTTTCAAGTCAAAGTCAAGTATCTTAGGAAAGACAGAAGATTTAATTGATGACACACTCCAATTCTTTCATATCTATCCAATTGCATCTCTCAAGTTCAGAAGGACTATTAGAGAATTAAACCAAGAGGAGAA
Encoded here:
- a CDS encoding CBS domain-containing protein, translated to MVKDLMNVNVISFRQSEKISKVAETFVKLGISGAPVIDDYNNVVGIISERDIIELFKSKSSILGKTEDLIDDTLQFFHIYPIASLKFRRTIRELNQEE